From Lytechinus variegatus isolate NC3 chromosome 16, Lvar_3.0, whole genome shotgun sequence, the proteins below share one genomic window:
- the LOC121429521 gene encoding nuclear matrix constituent protein 1a-like translates to MEKEIDKSHAEKEKEIYESDTEIEKEIDKFNAEMGKKMKEPDAEMENKFVKTDEEMKKEIDLSNTKMEKEIESDAENEKEIDDSNAEEREDSMTEIDKEIVKSNAKMKAIEEWNAKMEKEIEESNARLEKEIDESDSEMEKEIVDFDAEVKKEIIKTRAKIEESYAEMETEVNISHAEMKKEIKEYRAKTDEEIEEFVADNEKEIVKTDEEMERDIEESNAKNTEEMDFDFKDTDIGEILSNGACTAHDTLVDISYDSETHANTADSGDLKSDIPNTEIMV, encoded by the coding sequence atggaaaaagaaatagaCAAATCTCATgcagaaaaggagaaagaaatataCGAATCTGACACAGAAATCGAGAAAGAAATAGACAAGTTCAATGCCGAAAtgggtaaaaaaatgaaggaaccTGATGCAGAAATGGAGAACAAATTTGTCAAAACTGAcgaagaaatgaagaaagagatagaCCTATCCAATACGAAGATGGAAAAGGAAATCGAATCTGatgcagaaaatgaaaaagaaatagacgATTCCAATGCTGAAGAAAGAGAAGACTCTATGACagaaatagataaagaaatagTCAAATCTAATGCCAAAATGAAAGCAATTGAGGAATGGAATGCAAAAATGGAGAAAGAAATAGAGGAATCCAATGCCAGATTGGAGAAAGAAATAGATGAGTCTGACTCAGAAATGGAAAAAGAAATTGTCGACTTTGATGCAGAagtgaagaaagaaataatcaaAACCCGTGCAAAAATAGAAGAGTCTTATGCAGAAATGGAGACAGAAGTTAACATATCTCATgcagaaatgaagaaagaaatcaaGGAATATAGAGCAAAAACAGATGAAGAAATTGAGGAGTTTGTTGCAGATAACGAGAAAGAAATAGTCAAAACTGATGAAGAAATGGAGAGAGATATAGAGGAATCCAATGCAAAAAACACTGAGGAAATGgactttgattttaaagacaCAGATATTGGAGAAATCCTTTCAAATGGTGCTTGTACTGCACATGACACACTTGTTGACATTTCGTATGATAGTGAAACTCATGCAAATACTGCAGACAGTGGAGATCTTAAATCTGACATTCCAAACACAGAAATCATGGTCTAG